From the Phoenix dactylifera cultivar Barhee BC4 chromosome 10, palm_55x_up_171113_PBpolish2nd_filt_p, whole genome shotgun sequence genome, one window contains:
- the LOC103720297 gene encoding pentatricopeptide repeat-containing protein At5g50280, chloroplastic, with protein MALKTLGAFSFASPPSPCSKPTSPLPFPSSLRFRPRPPKTLISPSSSAAPSSISPSPSPIFLPHLESPAPESIDDEVVADAAEEEEVVEEEEQFEKEFGELHGSELESEEEEGREEDYSDPIRNFFKSRSETRDPKREGRLTLQRNRRSTWHIADLQSDDIEEEEEEEEEEEVQAVEPDSDSGVPEPASEDGVVGKIMGIARRLPENSTLGEFLDSFAGKVGEGECIELLGRMGVEGLVRESLYLYEWMGLQEPSLVTPRSCSVLFPNLGRAGMGDKLIVLFENLPRGKRFRDVCVYNSVISGLSCCRRYDDAWRVFEDLEANNIKPDHVTCSILITVMRKMGKQAKDAWGFFERMNRKGVKWNVEVFGALIKSFCDEGLKKEALIIQSEMEKKGMSSNVIIYNTLMDAYIKSNQVEEAEGLFVEMKEKGLNPTTATYNILMDAYSRRMQPEIVEALLSEMQSLGLKPNVKSYTCLISAYGRQRKMSDMAADSFLRMKKSGIKPTSHSYTALIHAYSVSGWHEKAHAAYQNMKREGIKPSIETYTALLDAFRRGSETEKLMEVWKEMINNKVEGTRVTFNILLDGLAKHGLYVQARDVIHEFGRLGLQPTVMTYNILMNAYARGGQHNKLPQLLKEMIALELKPDSVTYSTMIYAYVRVRDFTRAFYYHKQMVRSGQVPEARSYQKLRAILDVKAAIKNRRDRSAIFGIVNSKFGLKPKKGKKDEFWKNKRNRWMTNSDISDQK; from the exons ATGGCGCTCAAAACCCTCGGTGCCTTCTCCTTCGCTTCTCCCCCCAGCCCTTGTAGTAAACCCACGTCGCCTCTTCCCTTCCCCTCTTCCCTTCGCTTCCGCCCCCGCCCTCCCAAAACCCTAATATCTCCATCCTCCTCCGCTGCGCCGAGCTCCatttctccctccccctcccccattTTCCTCCCCCATCTCGAGTCTCCCGCCCCCGAATCCATCGACGACGAGGTGGTGGCGGACGccgccgaagaagaagaagtagtagaagaagaagaacagttcGAGAAGGAATTCGGAGAACTACATGGATCCGAATTAGAATCCGAGGAGGAAGAGGGACGAGAAGAGGACTACTCAGATCCCATCCGCAACTTCTTCAAATCCCGGTCCGAAACCCGAGACCCGAAGCGCGAGGGCCGGCTCACTCTCCAGCGGAACCGCCGCTCCACGTGGCACATCGCAGACCTCCAAAGCGATGAtattgaagaggaggaggaggaggaggaagaagaagaagtgcaAGCTGTCGAGCCAGATTCTGATTCCGGGGTTCCTGAACCAGCTTCGGAGGACGGGGTTGTAGGAAAGATCATGGGGATCGCGAGGAGGCTGCCGGAAAACTCCACATTGGGAGAATTCTTGGATTCTTTTGCCGGGAAGGTGGGGGAGGGGGAGTGCATTGAGCTGCTGGGAAGGATGGGGGTGGAGGGACTGGTTCGGGAAAGTTTGTATCTTTACGAGTGGATGGGGTTGCAGGAGCCATCGCTGGTGACGCCGAGGTCGTGTTCGGTTCTGTTTCCAAATCTGGGAAGGGCAGGCATGGGAGATAAGCTGATCGTTCTCTTTGAGAATTTGCCAAGAGGGAAGAGATTTCGGGATGTTTGTGTGTATAATTCAGTCATTTCAGGCCTTTCGTGCTGCAGGAG ATATGATGATGCCTGGAGAGTGTTCGAGGATCTGGAAGCTAATAATATCAAGCCAGATCATGTGACGTGTTCTATTCTGATAACTGTCATGAGGAAGATGGGTAAGCAAGCAAAAGATGCATGGGGTTTCTTTGAACGTATGAACAGAAAAGGTGTCAAATGGAATGTAGAGGTCTTTGGTGCTCTCATAAAGTCCTTCTGTGACGAGGGGCTGAAAAAGGAAGCTCTCATCATTCAATCAGAAATGGAGAAGAAAGGAATGTCATCAAACGTCATCATATATAACACCTTGATGGATGCCTACATTAAATCTAACCAGGTTGAAGAGGCAGAAGGTCTCTttgttgagatgaaagaaaagggATTAAATCCAACCACAGCAACCTATAACATTCTGATGGATGCCTACAGTAGAAGAATGCAACCTGAGATTGTTGAAGCTCTCCTATCCGAGATGCAAAGTTTAGGCTTGAAACCAAATGTTAAATCATACACCTGCCTCATAAGTGCCTATGGAAGGCAGAGGAAAATGAGTGACATGGCAGCAGATTCATTCTTAAGGATGAAAAAGTCTGGAATAAAGCCTACCTCACATTCATATACGGCTCTTATTCATGCATATTCTGTGAGTGGATGGCACGAAAAAGCTCATGCTGCATATCAAAATATGAAAAGAGAAGGAATAAAACCTTCCATAGAGACTTACACAGCTCTGCTTGATGCCTTTAGGCGAGGTAGTGAAACTGAGAAGCTGATGGAAGTTTGGAAAGAGATGATCAATAATAAAGTGGAAGGTACTAGAGTTACATTTAACATTCTCTTGGATGGGTTGGCGAAACATGGTCTCTATGTTCAAGCAAGAGATGTGATACATGAATTTGGCAGGCTAGGTTTGCAGCCAACAGTCATGACATATAATATATTGATGAATGCATATGCACGGGGAGGGCAACACAACAAGTTGCCACAGTTGCTGAAAGAAATGATTGCTCTTGAATTGAAGCCTGACTCTGTTACTTATTCCACAATGATATATGCATATGTTCGTGTGCGTGATTTTACTAGGGCATTTTATTATCACAAACAAATGGTGAGAAGTGGGCAAGTGCCTGAAGCCAGATCCTATCAGAAGCTGCGAGCTATTTTAGATGTCAAAGCTGCAATAAAGAACAGGAGGGATAGGAGTGCTATATTCGGAATAGTCAACAGCAAATTTGGCTTGAAACCCAAAAAGGGTAAGAAGGATGAGTTCTGGAAGAACAAAAGGAATCGGTGGATGACAAACAGTGATATTAGTGATCAGAAATGA